One window of uncultured Methanoregula sp. genomic DNA carries:
- the cheB gene encoding chemotaxis-specific protein-glutamate methyltransferase CheB yields the protein MVKVLIVDDSVFMRTVIRDMITKDPAIEVVGTASNGLDALERIESLCPDLITLDIEMPKMNGIQVLEELRKVKKRPKVLMLSSLTSKDAEMTTQAIRLGADDFMLKPKDIPHVREIEEELVSKIKHLVTLIPSTKPHKPPAATGSASRVVLIGSSAGGPPMLDTLLAALPSDLPAGVIVTQHMPVGFTAALAERFNRIASMPVKETENGDLVETGKILISKAGVHTVISGVMEGNKPVTGRIVHSNSPTLHGVRPAVDKTFESAVHVYGKNIVSVILSGMGNDAGAGAHAIKEAGGVSLICDEKDCLVYGMARSAIQHNAVDKVLPLTKLAKEIERVVLQMEDSHV from the coding sequence ATGGTGAAGGTACTCATTGTTGATGATTCCGTGTTCATGCGCACGGTCATCCGCGATATGATAACTAAGGATCCTGCTATCGAAGTAGTGGGAACTGCATCCAACGGACTGGATGCACTGGAAAGGATCGAAAGCCTTTGCCCGGATCTCATTACCCTTGATATTGAGATGCCCAAGATGAATGGCATCCAGGTTCTTGAAGAACTCAGGAAAGTCAAAAAACGCCCAAAAGTCCTGATGCTGAGTTCTCTCACTTCAAAAGATGCGGAAATGACCACCCAGGCCATCAGGCTTGGCGCAGACGATTTCATGCTCAAGCCAAAAGATATTCCCCATGTCCGGGAAATTGAGGAAGAACTGGTCTCAAAAATCAAGCACCTGGTCACACTTATACCCTCCACCAAACCCCATAAACCGCCAGCAGCCACCGGATCTGCATCAAGGGTTGTCCTGATCGGCTCTTCCGCAGGGGGTCCGCCTATGCTCGATACCCTTCTCGCGGCCCTTCCTTCCGATCTGCCGGCAGGTGTGATTGTAACCCAGCATATGCCCGTGGGGTTCACCGCAGCTCTTGCCGAACGGTTTAACCGGATTGCATCCATGCCCGTCAAAGAGACAGAAAATGGGGATCTGGTTGAAACCGGGAAGATTCTGATATCGAAAGCAGGAGTGCATACGGTTATCAGCGGAGTCATGGAAGGAAATAAACCGGTTACCGGCCGGATAGTCCATTCCAATTCACCAACCCTTCATGGCGTCCGTCCTGCGGTCGACAAGACATTCGAGTCGGCAGTACATGTTTACGGCAAGAATATTGTTTCCGTGATTCTCAGCGGGATGGGAAATGATGCCGGTGCGGGAGCTCATGCTATCAAGGAGGCCGGGGGAGTGAGCCTTATCTGTGATGAGAAGGATTGTCTTGTATACGGAATGGCCAGATCCGCAATCCAGCATAATGCAGTGGACAAAGTTCTTCCCCTGACAAAACTGGCAAAAGAGATTGAACGGGTTGTTCTGCAGATGGAGGATTCCCATGTCTGA
- the flaJ gene encoding archaellar assembly protein FlaJ, with amino-acid sequence MADTKEGAVKEAKPLPFASTIENIKEKLSQIREGKTMSADLLFMNTYMASLALASASRPEIFAYSANRKEYISAKYITRVDTLVKKWSYSYSEALSIIAERTNNITLKSMLNRYANAIESGVPDEDFLKNELSTVKSVYRSQVEQGLEMLKKWGDAYIAMLLSGTVIAVTMMVSIAIYAPAGLDTTLNMSYGIILCICVFGNVLMYQSVPDDPKTHGLKERPSKEQQTIYAMERIIVPLTIISVVVLGLLGVSAALIFLLVGILMAPMGIIGFIDDSNITIRDNDFSTFIRSFGAVMGGQGTTAVYALNTIDKKSLVALEPLVNSVYSKMNLGLDDKQVWDKFIGESGSNYIYKYINIYLDTVTLGGPPEPIGTVVGSSMLEMVLLREKKDMHAKSFIVLLVPMHMAMAGIFVALYRIMVVLTGSVASMMKHFNEVQSAAGGSSGGGISAGAVLGGGMTMFTNFPEKEMGAFVVYTLTIITASNIIAARIVGGGDRYMYYFYTAIFCSLTGLILLVGPIAVGLFFSPEGLQNMAAAGGNTT; translated from the coding sequence ATGGCTGATACCAAAGAAGGTGCGGTAAAAGAGGCAAAACCACTCCCGTTTGCCTCTACTATCGAAAATATAAAAGAAAAACTATCGCAGATCAGGGAAGGGAAAACCATGAGCGCCGATCTGCTGTTCATGAATACTTACATGGCTTCCCTGGCACTTGCCAGTGCATCGAGGCCGGAGATATTCGCATATTCAGCAAACCGGAAAGAGTACATTTCCGCAAAATACATTACCAGAGTGGATACGCTCGTAAAAAAATGGAGTTACAGTTATTCCGAGGCACTCAGCATAATCGCCGAACGAACGAATAATATTACCCTCAAAAGCATGCTCAACCGGTATGCAAATGCCATTGAATCAGGAGTGCCTGATGAAGATTTCCTGAAAAACGAACTTTCAACCGTGAAGAGCGTATACCGGAGCCAGGTTGAACAGGGCCTTGAAATGCTCAAGAAGTGGGGAGATGCCTATATCGCCATGCTCCTCTCAGGAACGGTTATTGCAGTCACCATGATGGTTTCAATAGCCATTTATGCCCCGGCCGGACTCGATACAACGCTGAATATGTCCTACGGCATTATCCTTTGTATCTGTGTTTTCGGGAATGTGCTGATGTACCAGTCAGTACCGGATGATCCCAAAACCCACGGCCTCAAAGAGCGTCCTTCCAAAGAACAACAGACAATCTACGCCATGGAACGGATCATTGTCCCGTTAACAATTATATCGGTCGTTGTTCTTGGCCTCCTGGGTGTATCGGCAGCGCTGATTTTTCTCCTTGTAGGAATATTGATGGCCCCCATGGGTATCATCGGTTTTATTGACGATTCAAATATTACCATACGGGATAATGATTTTTCAACGTTTATCCGGAGCTTCGGGGCCGTCATGGGGGGCCAGGGGACGACCGCAGTATACGCGCTCAACACGATCGACAAGAAATCACTGGTTGCTCTCGAACCTCTCGTGAACTCTGTGTATTCCAAGATGAACCTTGGCCTTGATGATAAACAGGTCTGGGACAAATTTATCGGAGAATCGGGTAGCAATTACATCTACAAGTACATCAACATCTACCTGGACACCGTTACCCTTGGTGGCCCGCCTGAACCGATTGGAACCGTTGTCGGTTCATCAATGCTCGAGATGGTTCTGCTCCGGGAAAAAAAGGATATGCATGCGAAGAGCTTTATCGTACTCCTGGTCCCGATGCATATGGCGATGGCAGGAATTTTCGTTGCGCTTTACCGTATCATGGTAGTTCTTACAGGATCAGTAGCTTCCATGATGAAACATTTCAATGAGGTCCAGAGCGCGGCAGGGGGGAGTTCCGGCGGGGGTATTTCAGCGGGTGCGGTACTTGGCGGAGGAATGACCATGTTTACCAATTTTCCTGAGAAAGAGATGGGTGCATTCGTGGTATACACCCTTACCATCATAACGGCCTCCAACATTATTGCAGCACGCATTGTAGGGGGAGGTGATCGGTATATGTATTATTTCTACACAGCAATATTCTGTTCATTGACCGGTCTGATCCTCCTGGTGGGACCGATCGCAGTCGGGTTGTTCTTCAGCCCGGAAGGACTTCAGAACATGGCTGCAGCCGGTGGAAATACAACATGA
- a CDS encoding CheF family chemotaxis protein — protein sequence MKEVPAKIEYNNQWIVIKLGIGEDRIVLPAPINQEILFKAVADVAERKNILIITVKTDKEAVYKILSVEKVLAVLKKLILGSCNAYRLMAYFMSPAIRGGVMIKEAAWEKGSVVVVQSGIWFVSATKQICVPVTDVAAIELTKRDVQGKPTEVIRIDHVESGEVVSSLVLCPLSTLQVLYNFLKETTKGMDMKGTELDGVDQQVAMLIYSGMDSHAIENMLNIPHKQLDAIYDKILKLGLAEVVTIRREVQLTTKGVRYISDATKSQTN from the coding sequence ATGAAAGAAGTTCCGGCAAAAATCGAATATAACAACCAATGGATTGTTATCAAACTGGGAATCGGTGAGGATCGGATCGTCCTTCCTGCACCCATCAACCAGGAGATCCTCTTTAAAGCAGTTGCTGATGTTGCAGAAAGAAAAAATATCCTTATTATCACCGTAAAAACCGATAAAGAGGCTGTTTACAAGATACTTTCGGTCGAGAAAGTATTGGCGGTATTAAAGAAACTGATTCTTGGCTCGTGCAATGCTTACCGCCTGATGGCATATTTCATGTCTCCGGCAATACGTGGCGGAGTAATGATCAAGGAAGCTGCCTGGGAAAAAGGAAGTGTGGTTGTGGTCCAGAGCGGGATCTGGTTCGTGAGTGCAACAAAACAGATCTGCGTCCCGGTAACGGATGTTGCTGCAATCGAGCTGACCAAGCGGGACGTGCAGGGAAAGCCTACGGAGGTTATCCGGATCGATCACGTTGAATCCGGGGAAGTTGTCTCCAGCCTTGTGCTCTGCCCGCTTTCCACACTCCAGGTTCTCTATAATTTCCTTAAGGAAACAACCAAGGGCATGGATATGAAGGGGACCGAACTTGACGGCGTTGACCAGCAGGTGGCCATGCTCATTTACTCCGGCATGGATTCCCACGCAATCGAGAACATGCTCAATATTCCTCACAAGCAGCTCGATGCAATCTATGACAAAATTCTCAAGCTCGGACTTGCCGAGGTGGTCACCATCCGGCGGGAAGTCCAGCTGACAACAAAAGGCGTCCGGTATATTTCAGATGCCACCAAATCGCAAACAAATTAG
- a CDS encoding ATPase domain-containing protein, producing MAHISDLMGGEDRQILSTGNSELDKKIADGLPLESLTLVEGENDTGKSVLTQQIIWGAMKQGLSVDLFTTESTSKSFIKQMESMSLDISEYFAWGYLKVFPLHVVGFEWKKEEMDGILAHLIGHIQKSKSQVIIVDSLTLFTEYAQTDTILTFFTNCKSLVDHGKTIIVTLHTYAFEEDTLVRIRSICDAHLNMKKALVGDKYVMVMEVIKVRGARKTTGNLVSFEVHPGYGMKIIPMSFARV from the coding sequence ATGGCTCACATTTCTGACCTGATGGGTGGGGAAGACAGACAGATTTTATCCACCGGAAACAGTGAGCTCGATAAAAAGATAGCAGATGGACTTCCCCTGGAGTCGCTCACCCTCGTTGAAGGGGAAAACGATACCGGGAAGAGTGTTCTCACCCAGCAGATCATCTGGGGCGCTATGAAACAGGGTCTTTCCGTGGACCTCTTCACGACCGAGAGTACAAGCAAGAGTTTCATCAAGCAGATGGAGTCTATGAGCCTGGATATCTCGGAGTATTTTGCCTGGGGCTACCTGAAAGTATTCCCACTCCACGTTGTTGGCTTTGAGTGGAAAAAAGAGGAGATGGACGGGATCCTGGCGCATCTGATCGGTCATATCCAGAAAAGTAAATCCCAGGTTATTATCGTTGATTCACTTACCCTTTTTACCGAATATGCACAAACAGACACGATACTTACATTCTTCACCAACTGCAAATCACTGGTCGACCATGGAAAGACAATCATCGTCACCCTTCACACGTACGCATTCGAAGAGGATACACTTGTCCGGATCCGTTCCATCTGCGATGCCCACCTGAACATGAAAAAAGCACTGGTGGGAGACAAATACGTCATGGTGATGGAAGTCATCAAGGTGCGGGGAGCCCGGAAAACTACCGGTAACCTTGTCAGTTTCGAAGTCCATCCGGGATATGGCATGAAGATTATCCCCATGAGTTTCGCGAGGGTCTGA
- a CDS encoding type II/IV secretion system ATPase subunit, with product MGTLSVAVNLPFTPEVVDSNVDFYNDIEASPLYKMLPANAKEYVRASPHLLEYLHTFPVNTYGIPLFLSELKKDLRSMKSPNLIYPVNDTTFVHILPDPDDVRNFYIPIEPSFLHSVNMMLPVIETKLIDLIDGLEEDPISDKERTEVLKKMLATVAITIPKNADISKFTGNVAGHQDIKSKMVKFLNTDFTAQKKMKDTKKKHQVPLTPDGKVILTNEEYRAIEYLLIRDKIDMGVLKPFLSDPYIEDISCDGVGPIFIEHKIFKGLKSVIEFKVSSELDEFVVKMAERIKRPITYRNPVIDATLLDGSRINIVYGTAISRHGSNFTIRKVNEVPLSILNIIESNGIDYTAAAYLWVCVEYGMSLFVSGETASGKTTLLNAITAFIPPENKIVTIEDTPELNVPHRNWIREVALAKGKGEGGGASGEVSMFDLLKAALRQRPNQILVGEIRGVEGAVAFGAMQTGHPVMSTFHAASVEKLIQRLCGDPINIPRTYVDNLNLVVIQSAVKRPDGQLVRRMISCNELVGFNPETQGFTFVEMFSWEPVSDTFVWSGKGSSFLLENKIATMLGMPESKKSEIYLEVEKRAKILERLHKAGYTKFWDLFHMMTKIKKQGLLTIGS from the coding sequence ATGGGAACGCTGTCCGTTGCAGTCAACCTGCCATTTACCCCGGAAGTTGTTGATTCAAACGTTGATTTTTACAATGATATCGAAGCAAGCCCGCTGTACAAGATGCTCCCGGCAAATGCCAAAGAATATGTCAGGGCCAGTCCTCACCTCCTAGAATACCTCCATACATTCCCGGTCAACACGTACGGCATTCCCCTCTTTCTCTCGGAACTGAAAAAAGACCTGCGTTCAATGAAAAGTCCCAATCTTATTTATCCGGTAAACGATACCACGTTTGTTCATATCCTTCCGGATCCCGATGATGTCAGGAATTTTTACATCCCCATCGAACCGTCATTCCTGCACAGCGTCAACATGATGCTGCCGGTCATCGAGACAAAACTTATTGACCTCATCGATGGCCTTGAAGAAGATCCCATCAGCGACAAAGAGCGGACCGAAGTTCTTAAAAAAATGCTCGCAACAGTTGCGATAACAATTCCAAAGAATGCGGATATTTCCAAGTTTACCGGTAATGTGGCAGGGCACCAGGACATCAAATCAAAAATGGTCAAATTCTTAAACACCGACTTTACCGCCCAGAAAAAGATGAAGGATACCAAAAAGAAACACCAGGTGCCCCTCACCCCGGATGGCAAGGTTATCCTGACAAACGAAGAATACCGGGCAATCGAATATCTCCTGATACGGGACAAAATAGACATGGGAGTGCTCAAGCCATTCCTCTCCGACCCGTATATTGAAGATATTTCCTGTGACGGTGTCGGCCCGATCTTTATCGAACATAAGATCTTCAAGGGCCTGAAATCAGTTATCGAATTCAAAGTATCCAGCGAACTGGATGAATTCGTTGTCAAGATGGCCGAGCGCATCAAGCGTCCTATCACGTACCGTAATCCGGTTATCGATGCAACACTGCTTGACGGCTCTCGTATCAACATAGTCTACGGCACGGCAATCTCGCGTCATGGAAGCAACTTCACGATACGTAAAGTGAACGAAGTTCCCTTGAGTATTCTCAATATCATAGAAAGCAATGGTATTGACTATACCGCTGCAGCGTATCTCTGGGTGTGTGTGGAATACGGGATGTCCCTGTTCGTTTCCGGGGAAACCGCCAGCGGAAAAACCACCCTCCTGAACGCAATTACGGCATTCATCCCTCCTGAAAACAAGATAGTGACTATTGAGGATACCCCGGAATTGAACGTACCTCACCGCAACTGGATCCGTGAAGTTGCCCTTGCAAAGGGTAAAGGAGAAGGGGGCGGAGCCAGCGGGGAAGTGTCCATGTTCGACCTGCTCAAAGCGGCACTGCGACAGCGTCCCAACCAGATTCTTGTGGGTGAAATACGTGGTGTTGAAGGAGCAGTGGCTTTCGGTGCCATGCAGACCGGGCACCCGGTCATGAGCACATTCCACGCGGCTTCCGTGGAAAAACTCATCCAGCGTCTCTGCGGTGATCCCATCAATATTCCCAGAACCTATGTTGATAACCTCAATCTCGTGGTAATCCAGAGTGCAGTCAAGCGTCCTGACGGCCAGCTGGTACGACGGATGATCAGCTGTAATGAACTTGTGGGGTTCAATCCCGAAACCCAGGGTTTCACTTTTGTCGAGATGTTCAGCTGGGAACCGGTTTCAGATACATTTGTCTGGTCGGGCAAAGGCAGTTCATTTTTACTGGAGAACAAGATTGCCACCATGCTGGGTATGCCGGAAAGTAAAAAATCTGAAATTTATCTTGAAGTGGAAAAACGGGCAAAGATACTGGAGCGGCTCCATAAGGCAGGATATACCAAGTTCTGGGATCTGTTCCATATGATGACTAAGATCAAGAAACAGGGCCTCTTGACGATCGGTTCCTGA
- a CDS encoding chemotaxis protein CheA, producing the protein MSEFEAYRGLFVAESRENHENLVKNLLILEKGVDQDAIDEIFRSCHTLKGASASMGFADMERLCHAMEDVFQLIRSGNAEMSQELGNLLLACSDVLEQMIDDVEAGGDTSSKNPDEQVHALKDWLGKRGAVKGTQKPQASAPTPVSDTEEIVQESDVESTGAPEYDMHITVASECMMKDVRAMLAIGNLEELGTIITITPSKADIDEGKFEGIVDLRISSDAGEDALMTAASGTEIASVDIKPVIKEEIPVAEAQSAAKKGPDADKKQASAADKNREIKHLRVDIHQLDHIMNLVEDLVINRGRLKQIAEQYKIKEMDEAISMVERSVSDLQNLMMIIRMIPLNQIFNRLPRVVRDVAQYDGKEVEFVIEGGETELDRSVMDGLNDPLLHLIRNAVNHGIESPEAREKAGKPRKGFVKLSAHRDRDNVIIELIDDGGGINVEKVKSKAVEKGLITQEAADILTEEQAIDLLFQPGFSTADKITDISGRGVGLDVVKRSIESLKGTIRVETTWGKGSRFELLLPPTMAIVDVMIVKINGKRLGIPISSIVEVANFKRDSTHHIGKGEAILLRDEVLQIMWLNDMVGVSSACEILIVVQYQKRKCCIPVDLVEGKQEVVVKPLSRFIGNTRGVSGVTILGDGEVVPVLDVNTMV; encoded by the coding sequence ATGTCTGAATTTGAGGCTTACCGGGGACTGTTTGTCGCAGAATCACGGGAAAATCACGAAAACCTGGTAAAAAACCTGTTGATCCTGGAAAAAGGTGTCGACCAGGATGCAATCGATGAAATTTTTCGTTCGTGCCATACATTGAAAGGCGCATCTGCTTCAATGGGTTTTGCAGACATGGAACGGCTCTGCCACGCCATGGAAGATGTATTCCAGCTCATCAGGAGCGGGAATGCAGAGATGTCCCAGGAACTGGGTAACCTTCTCCTGGCATGTTCTGATGTTCTCGAACAGATGATCGACGATGTCGAAGCCGGTGGGGATACATCTTCAAAAAATCCAGACGAACAGGTCCATGCACTCAAGGACTGGCTGGGAAAACGCGGCGCAGTAAAAGGGACACAAAAGCCCCAGGCATCTGCACCGACCCCGGTGTCAGATACAGAAGAGATTGTGCAGGAAAGCGACGTGGAATCCACTGGTGCACCCGAATATGATATGCACATCACGGTAGCCAGCGAATGCATGATGAAAGATGTGCGCGCCATGCTCGCCATCGGTAATCTCGAAGAGCTGGGAACCATTATCACCATTACCCCGTCAAAAGCAGATATTGACGAGGGAAAATTCGAGGGCATCGTTGACCTCCGGATCAGCAGCGACGCCGGCGAAGATGCACTTATGACCGCTGCTTCAGGAACAGAGATAGCTTCGGTTGACATCAAACCGGTCATAAAAGAAGAAATTCCGGTAGCAGAAGCACAAAGTGCGGCAAAAAAAGGACCGGATGCAGATAAAAAGCAGGCTTCGGCAGCTGACAAGAACCGGGAGATCAAGCACCTGCGGGTGGATATCCACCAGCTCGATCACATCATGAACCTTGTTGAGGATCTCGTCATCAACAGGGGCCGGCTCAAACAGATTGCTGAACAGTACAAGATCAAGGAGATGGATGAAGCCATCAGCATGGTTGAACGATCCGTGTCGGATCTCCAGAACCTGATGATGATTATCCGCATGATCCCGTTAAACCAGATATTCAACCGCCTGCCCCGGGTTGTGCGCGACGTAGCCCAGTATGATGGGAAAGAGGTGGAATTCGTTATTGAAGGCGGGGAAACGGAGCTTGACCGGAGTGTCATGGACGGCCTTAACGACCCGCTGCTCCACCTCATACGAAACGCTGTAAATCATGGCATCGAGTCCCCTGAAGCCCGGGAAAAAGCCGGCAAACCCCGCAAAGGATTTGTCAAGCTTTCAGCCCACCGGGACCGCGATAACGTTATTATTGAACTAATCGATGATGGCGGGGGAATCAATGTTGAGAAAGTCAAGTCAAAAGCGGTGGAAAAAGGTTTAATCACCCAGGAAGCTGCCGATATTCTCACGGAAGAGCAGGCAATCGACCTGCTTTTCCAGCCGGGATTCTCGACCGCCGACAAGATCACGGATATCAGCGGACGCGGTGTCGGGCTCGATGTTGTCAAGCGATCAATTGAATCTCTCAAAGGAACGATCAGGGTAGAGACCACCTGGGGCAAAGGGAGCAGATTTGAACTCCTGCTGCCTCCGACGATGGCGATTGTCGATGTGATGATTGTCAAAATTAACGGCAAACGCCTGGGTATTCCAATCAGCAGCATCGTGGAAGTCGCGAACTTCAAACGGGATTCCACGCACCACATCGGAAAAGGCGAAGCGATCCTGCTGCGTGACGAGGTACTACAGATTATGTGGCTGAACGACATGGTAGGCGTATCCAGTGCCTGTGAAATTCTTATCGTCGTTCAGTACCAGAAGAGAAAATGCTGTATCCCTGTCGATCTTGTCGAAGGAAAACAGGAGGTCGTGGTAAAGCCGTTGAGCCGTTTCATTGGCAATACCCGGGGCGTCAGTGGTGTAACCATCCTGGGAGATGGTGAAGTTGTACCAGTGCTCGATGTCAATACGATGGTGTAG
- a CDS encoding response regulator yields MGKILIVDDTLFMRTLLKNILFSGGHTIAGEAGDGEEAVAKYKELKPDLVTMDVVMPKMNGIEALKAIKAIDPGARIVMCTAVGQEQMVKLAIKSGAKGYIVKPFQAPKVLEEVKNVLAS; encoded by the coding sequence ATGGGAAAGATTCTGATCGTAGATGATACACTCTTCATGCGAACTCTTCTGAAGAACATCCTGTTCTCCGGCGGACATACGATAGCCGGCGAAGCAGGCGACGGTGAAGAGGCCGTAGCAAAATACAAGGAACTGAAACCGGATCTCGTCACCATGGACGTTGTGATGCCCAAGATGAACGGTATTGAAGCATTAAAGGCTATCAAAGCTATCGATCCAGGTGCCAGGATTGTGATGTGTACCGCCGTTGGCCAGGAACAGATGGTAAAACTTGCCATCAAGTCCGGTGCCAAGGGCTATATCGTCAAGCCGTTCCAGGCACCCAAAGTGCTTGAGGAAGTCAAAAACGTTCTCGCCTCCTGA
- a CDS encoding flagellin: MSADTITTALFLITAVIAAGVLINAVYPVVYNMAGTFTSATHDSDQRLRTDFKIILITANGGTKVGTAWMKNVGSAKIPIEEIRRSDVFCGAVGDFSRIDWNAATGDYWIAEIKETAGQENNFWDPGETLEVRFLASKLPSNANTQAYFQFVLPNGVMRSQEFTVN, encoded by the coding sequence ATGTCAGCCGATACAATTACAACTGCTTTGTTCCTCATTACTGCAGTAATTGCAGCAGGCGTACTGATTAACGCGGTTTATCCTGTAGTGTATAATATGGCCGGTACGTTCACATCGGCAACCCATGATTCGGATCAACGGCTCCGTACGGATTTCAAGATTATTCTTATCACGGCAAACGGGGGGACAAAAGTAGGAACTGCCTGGATGAAGAATGTCGGGAGTGCCAAAATACCCATAGAAGAAATTCGGCGTTCCGATGTGTTTTGTGGGGCTGTCGGCGATTTCAGCCGAATCGACTGGAATGCAGCAACAGGGGACTACTGGATAGCGGAGATCAAGGAAACGGCAGGCCAGGAAAATAATTTCTGGGACCCGGGTGAAACCCTTGAAGTAAGGTTTCTAGCAAGTAAACTCCCGTCAAACGCCAATACGCAAGCATATTTCCAATTCGTCCTGCCCAACGGGGTAATGCGGTCGCAAGAATTCACCGTGAACTGA
- a CDS encoding archaellin/type IV pilin N-terminal domain-containing protein: protein MRSFNNDNAFTGLEAAIVLIAFVVVAAVFSYVVLGAGFFTTQKSQEVVHTGVQQASSTLEIVGNVYGTGQPGVSITKINFSAALAPGGTPVDFDKVVITYSNSSSLETLQHITTKGATITGGQWVIAKVQNEVTVDDVLEKGEQFDITAMPTNPILKNDQFSLEIKPAIGAALSISRTAPASIQAVNIIY, encoded by the coding sequence ATGAGATCTTTCAACAATGATAATGCGTTTACCGGTCTCGAGGCAGCGATTGTACTTATTGCATTCGTTGTCGTTGCGGCGGTGTTCTCGTATGTGGTGCTCGGCGCCGGGTTCTTCACTACCCAGAAGAGCCAGGAAGTCGTCCACACCGGTGTACAGCAGGCAAGCTCAACCCTCGAAATCGTTGGCAATGTCTATGGTACGGGACAACCGGGTGTCTCCATTACTAAAATCAATTTCTCAGCTGCATTAGCTCCCGGCGGAACCCCGGTTGACTTTGATAAAGTGGTAATTACCTATAGTAACTCGTCTTCACTGGAAACACTCCAGCACATTACTACCAAAGGGGCCACAATCACCGGCGGACAGTGGGTTATTGCCAAGGTTCAAAACGAAGTTACGGTTGATGACGTTCTAGAAAAAGGTGAACAGTTTGATATCACTGCGATGCCGACCAACCCCATTTTAAAGAACGACCAGTTCAGTCTGGAAATCAAACCGGCCATTGGTGCGGCACTTTCCATCTCCCGTACTGCCCCGGCTTCAATCCAGGCAGTAAACATAATCTACTAA
- a CDS encoding chemotaxis protein CheC, whose product MKLSTVQKDAIQELGNIGAAHAATTLSQMLGSAVEMSVPAIKAIDISELGTYMGEESAAMVAFELQGEIPHGGYIIFYISRESAIRLTNTMLGLTDMNRPMNEMDESALIEVGNIMVSAFLDATAELLGFIMLPSPPALSIDMAHAAMSTLIAQMGEEIDEVLLFSTELVCEEHKVDSDIIMMPENSTLEHIVELMENMMKGI is encoded by the coding sequence ATGAAATTATCAACAGTCCAGAAGGATGCAATCCAGGAGCTCGGAAATATCGGAGCCGCTCACGCCGCAACAACCTTATCTCAGATGCTGGGGAGTGCAGTGGAGATGAGCGTACCGGCAATCAAGGCAATCGATATCTCAGAACTTGGCACCTATATGGGTGAAGAGTCTGCGGCCATGGTAGCCTTCGAACTCCAGGGTGAGATTCCCCACGGGGGATATATCATATTTTACATATCCCGCGAATCGGCAATCCGCCTTACCAATACCATGCTCGGTTTAACTGACATGAACCGTCCCATGAACGAGATGGATGAGAGCGCACTTATCGAAGTGGGCAATATCATGGTCTCCGCGTTCCTGGACGCTACCGCCGAGCTGCTCGGGTTCATCATGCTCCCATCCCCGCCGGCACTCAGCATCGATATGGCCCACGCAGCCATGTCCACCCTCATAGCCCAGATGGGCGAAGAGATCGATGAAGTCCTTCTCTTCTCCACCGAACTGGTATGCGAAGAGCATAAAGTGGACAGCGATATCATCATGATGCCGGAAAACAGCACACTGGAACATATTGTCGAACTGATGGAAAATATGATGAAAGGTATCTGA
- a CDS encoding archaellin/type IV pilin N-terminal domain-containing protein has protein sequence MRSFNNDNAFTGLEAAIVLIAFVVVAAVFSYVVLGAGFFTTQKSQEVVHTGVQQASSTLEIVGNVYGTGSSATGIDTINFSAALAPGGTPVDFDKVVITYSNASTLETLTRGQKSVAPSTGGWSIAKVQNEVTIDDVLEKGEQFDIMAKPSHAIMKNDQFTLEIKPAIGAALGITRTAPASIQGVNIIY, from the coding sequence ATGAGATCTTTCAACAATGATAATGCGTTCACCGGTCTCGAGGCAGCGATTGTGCTTATTGCATTCGTTGTCGTTGCGGCGGTGTTCTCGTATGTGGTGCTCGGCGCCGGGTTCTTCACTACCCAGAAGAGCCAGGAAGTCGTCCACACTGGTGTACAGCAGGCTAGCTCAACCCTCGAAATCGTAGGTAATGTTTATGGAACAGGGTCCTCAGCAACCGGAATTGATACGATCAATTTCTCGGCTGCATTAGCTCCAGGCGGAACGCCGGTTGATTTTGATAAAGTTGTCATTACATATAGTAATGCATCTACTCTTGAAACATTAACCCGAGGACAAAAATCAGTGGCACCCTCCACCGGAGGATGGTCTATTGCCAAGGTTCAGAATGAAGTCACCATTGATGATGTTCTTGAAAAAGGCGAACAGTTCGACATTATGGCAAAACCTTCCCATGCGATAATGAAGAATGATCAGTTCACCCTGGAAATCAAGCCGGCCATTGGTGCAGCACTCGGTATTACCCGTACTGCCCCGGCTTCAATCCAAGGCGTGAACATAATTTACTAA